From Halorubrum salinarum, the proteins below share one genomic window:
- a CDS encoding helix-turn-helix domain-containing protein, with protein sequence MPDSMSEQLQRDMECEGLLECFHGLKQLDKDCYQALVSADEALTIDEVAERVDRERSTAYRAVQRLLKAGFIQKEQINYEQGGYYHVYRPTDPSQIADDMQRMLNDWYAKMGQLIGEFEEKYDRPERAAVES encoded by the coding sequence ATGCCCGATTCGATGTCCGAACAGCTCCAGCGGGACATGGAGTGCGAGGGGTTGCTCGAGTGTTTCCACGGCCTGAAGCAGTTGGACAAGGACTGTTACCAGGCGCTCGTCTCGGCCGACGAGGCGCTCACGATCGACGAGGTGGCCGAGCGCGTCGACCGGGAGCGCTCCACGGCCTACCGCGCGGTCCAGCGGCTCCTCAAGGCCGGCTTCATCCAGAAGGAGCAGATCAACTACGAGCAGGGGGGATACTACCACGTGTACCGGCCGACCGACCCGTCGCAGATCGCCGACGACATGCAGCGGATGCTCAACGACTGGTACGCGAAGATGGGCCAGCTCATCGGCGAGTTCGAGGAGAAGTACGACCGCCCCGAGCGCGCCGCGGTCGAGAGCTGA
- the pdxS gene encoding pyridoxal 5'-phosphate synthase lyase subunit PdxS — protein sequence MPEATDLEELKRGTELVKRGFAQMQKGGVIMDVVNREQARIAEDAGAVAVMVLEHVPADIRKRGGVARMPDPERVPEIIDEVSIPVMGKSRIGHRKEAEILESLGVDMIDESEVLTPADDEYHTDKRDFTSPFVCGARNLPEALRRIREGAAMIRTKGEAGTGDVNQAVKHQRTIKNQIRTLSGLNYEEREKWAREHGAPRDLVHETAEAGRLPVVNFAAGGIATPADAALMMYHGCDGIFVGSGIFGAEDPEAMGTAIVEAVNNWDDPDELARIASGTGKGMKGQSNEDMKEEEKLQGRGV from the coding sequence ATGCCAGAGGCCACGGATCTGGAGGAACTGAAGCGCGGGACCGAGCTGGTCAAGCGCGGCTTCGCACAGATGCAGAAGGGCGGCGTGATCATGGACGTCGTCAACCGCGAGCAGGCCCGCATCGCGGAGGACGCCGGCGCGGTCGCCGTGATGGTCCTCGAACACGTCCCGGCGGACATCCGCAAGCGCGGCGGCGTCGCGCGGATGCCCGACCCCGAGCGCGTCCCGGAGATCATCGACGAGGTGTCGATCCCGGTGATGGGCAAGTCCCGGATCGGCCACCGGAAGGAGGCGGAGATCCTGGAGTCGCTCGGCGTCGACATGATCGACGAGTCGGAGGTCCTGACGCCCGCCGACGACGAGTACCACACCGACAAGCGCGACTTCACGTCGCCGTTCGTCTGCGGCGCCCGGAACCTCCCCGAGGCGCTGCGCCGCATCCGCGAGGGCGCGGCGATGATCCGGACGAAGGGCGAGGCCGGCACGGGCGACGTGAACCAGGCCGTCAAACACCAGCGCACCATCAAGAACCAGATCCGGACGCTCAGCGGCCTCAACTACGAGGAGCGCGAGAAGTGGGCCCGCGAGCACGGCGCCCCCCGCGACCTCGTCCACGAGACCGCCGAGGCCGGCCGCCTCCCGGTCGTCAACTTCGCGGCCGGCGGCATCGCGACGCCCGCCGACGCCGCGCTGATGATGTACCACGGCTGCGACGGCATCTTCGTCGGCTCTGGCATCTTCGGCGCGGAGGACCCCGAGGCGATGGGCACCGCCATCGTCGAGGCCGTCAACAACTGGGACGACCCCGACGAGCTCGCCCGGATCGCGAGCGGCACGGGCAAGGGGATGAAGGGCCAGTCCAACGAGGACATGAAGGAAGAGGAGAAGCTCCAGGGCCGCGGCGTTTAG
- a CDS encoding DUF7542 family protein has translation MATTVRCDDCSYEEAFDSLRRARTAVSEHERSTGHAVAWEIESLAGGVERAGADAGVCGRPECANPDSPLLDRDAARGVDPED, from the coding sequence ATGGCGACGACCGTCCGCTGTGACGACTGTTCGTACGAGGAGGCGTTCGACTCCCTCCGGCGGGCGCGGACGGCCGTGAGCGAACACGAGCGCTCGACCGGCCACGCGGTCGCGTGGGAGATCGAGTCGCTGGCCGGCGGCGTCGAGCGCGCCGGCGCCGACGCGGGCGTGTGCGGCCGGCCGGAGTGCGCGAACCCCGACTCGCCGCTGCTCGACCGCGACGCCGCGCGCGGGGTCGACCCGGAGGACTGA
- a CDS encoding acetamidase/formamidase family protein, translating into MSREVVSHRDGHVYEFGPEMDPVYEAADGESLTIETVDSLNGAIQEADDLLDAIPEEVNAATGPIAVAGASPGDVLAVEIEDVRVAEDRGRVLTAPGFGLLQDDPEIDHPATRITEVDDDAETVDFEGIDVSIEPVIGTIGVATDGETVSTLTPDDHGGNLDTTDVTGGTTVYFPVFQEGAMLALGDAKAAMADGEMCGTGAEIAVEVDATLSVIEDPAVSPARPLLDTGDAVKTVASAETMEAAVELANADMLDLLSHHHGFSRTEAYLFSSLVGGLEVSQVVDPQVTARNAVPSEHLSLPF; encoded by the coding sequence ATGTCACGAGAAGTCGTCTCACACCGCGACGGCCACGTGTACGAGTTCGGTCCGGAGATGGACCCGGTCTACGAGGCCGCGGACGGCGAGTCGCTGACGATCGAGACGGTCGACAGTCTGAACGGCGCGATCCAGGAAGCCGACGACCTGCTCGACGCGATCCCGGAGGAAGTCAACGCCGCGACGGGGCCGATCGCCGTGGCCGGCGCGAGCCCGGGCGACGTCCTCGCGGTCGAGATAGAAGATGTGCGCGTCGCGGAGGACCGCGGCCGGGTGCTCACCGCCCCCGGGTTCGGACTCCTCCAGGACGACCCGGAGATCGACCACCCGGCGACGCGGATCACCGAGGTCGACGACGACGCGGAGACGGTCGACTTCGAGGGGATCGACGTGTCGATCGAGCCCGTGATCGGGACGATCGGCGTCGCCACGGACGGGGAAACGGTCTCGACGCTCACGCCCGACGACCACGGCGGGAACCTCGACACGACCGACGTGACCGGCGGGACGACCGTCTACTTCCCCGTCTTCCAGGAGGGGGCGATGCTGGCGCTGGGCGACGCGAAGGCCGCGATGGCGGACGGGGAGATGTGCGGGACGGGCGCCGAGATAGCGGTCGAGGTCGACGCGACGCTGTCGGTGATCGAGGACCCCGCCGTCTCGCCCGCCCGTCCCCTCCTCGACACCGGCGACGCCGTGAAGACGGTCGCGAGCGCCGAGACGATGGAGGCGGCCGTCGAGCTGGCGAACGCCGACATGCTGGACCTGCTTTCGCACCACCACGGGTTCTCGCGCACCGAGGCGTACCTCTTCTCCAGCCTCGTCGGCGGCCTGGAGGTCAGTCAGGTGGTCGACCCGCAGGTGACGGCGCGGAACGCGGTGCCGAGCGAACACCTCTCGCTGCCGTTCTGA
- a CDS encoding DnaJ domain-containing protein, translating into MTNRTIVVGLAGAFVGMTALLVIAGIVLHPIALALALPFGAVSYFLWYHATGRLHDQARRSAEAAGPTERQRARQRARAEANRERAYRAAGTDGGRGATGRRGGARGPGGARDPRDRAPAADRMTEREAYETLGLDRTADSEAVRRRYRERAKRLHPDGEDGDEDDFKELNEAYEVLKE; encoded by the coding sequence GTGACGAACCGAACGATCGTCGTGGGGCTCGCCGGGGCGTTCGTCGGCATGACGGCGCTGCTCGTGATCGCCGGGATCGTCCTCCACCCGATCGCGCTGGCGCTGGCGCTGCCGTTCGGCGCCGTCTCCTACTTCCTCTGGTACCACGCCACCGGGCGCCTCCACGACCAGGCCCGGCGGTCGGCCGAGGCGGCGGGCCCGACGGAGCGCCAGCGCGCCAGGCAGCGCGCCCGCGCCGAGGCCAACCGGGAGCGCGCGTACCGCGCCGCCGGCACCGACGGCGGTCGCGGCGCGACCGGGCGGCGAGGGGGCGCTCGCGGACCGGGCGGGGCCCGCGACCCCCGCGACCGCGCGCCCGCCGCCGACCGGATGACCGAGCGCGAGGCGTACGAGACGCTCGGGCTCGACCGCACGGCCGACAGCGAGGCGGTCCGGCGGCGGTACCGCGAGCGCGCGAAGCGGCTCCACCCGGACGGCGAGGACGGCGACGAGGACGACTTCAAGGAGCTCAACGAGGCGTACGAGGTCCTGAAGGAGTGA
- a CDS encoding ABC transporter ATP-binding protein, whose product MNGDAAADTPSDAVDAAGAVDRTTDPVGDGEFGVALRDVVKRYPSGGGEPVVALDHVDFAVRPGEFVAVVGPSGSGKSTLLNVLGLLDDPTAGRRLLNGTDVTNLSVAERTRARKESIGFVFQDFHLLPTLTAVENVAMPTAFDPGDASGRAADLLARFGLGDRLDHEPSELSGGQKQRVAIARALINEPAVLLADEPTGNLDTETGESILAEFGRVKAEGVAVVAVTHDPLVEEYADRVVDLTDGVLTGGLPTDGLPEGETGDDR is encoded by the coding sequence GTGAACGGCGACGCCGCGGCCGACACACCGAGCGACGCCGTAGACGCTGCCGGTGCGGTCGATCGAACGACGGATCCCGTAGGAGACGGCGAGTTCGGCGTCGCGCTGCGGGACGTGGTGAAGCGCTACCCGAGCGGCGGCGGCGAGCCGGTCGTCGCGCTCGATCACGTCGACTTCGCGGTCCGGCCCGGCGAGTTCGTCGCGGTCGTCGGCCCCAGCGGCTCCGGGAAGTCGACGCTGCTGAACGTGCTCGGCCTGCTCGACGACCCCACCGCGGGCCGGCGCCTGCTGAACGGGACCGACGTGACGAACCTCTCCGTCGCCGAGCGGACCCGGGCCCGCAAGGAGTCGATCGGGTTCGTCTTCCAGGACTTCCACCTGCTCCCGACGCTGACCGCCGTCGAGAACGTCGCGATGCCGACCGCGTTCGACCCCGGCGACGCGAGCGGCCGGGCGGCCGACCTGCTCGCGCGGTTCGGGCTCGGCGACCGGCTCGACCACGAGCCGAGCGAGCTCTCCGGCGGGCAGAAGCAGCGCGTCGCCATCGCCCGCGCGCTGATCAACGAGCCCGCCGTGCTCCTCGCGGACGAGCCCACGGGGAACCTCGACACCGAGACGGGGGAGTCGATCCTCGCGGAGTTCGGGCGCGTCAAGGCCGAGGGGGTCGCCGTCGTCGCGGTCACGCACGACCCGCTCGTCGAGGAGTACGCCGACCGCGTCGTCGACCTCACCGACGGCGTGCTGACCGGCGGATTGCCGACCGACGGGCTGCCGGAGGGTGAGACGGGGGACGACCGATGA
- a CDS encoding ABC transporter permease, producing the protein MSEGDGRAASGPAGWLRGWRPAVSMASRNLRRNRVRTVLAVLGVCIGVLAVAALGIFGNVLALGADDAIGDIGTQVVVSPNNDAGVESLSDADVASIRRAVGEPAVVPLYSDSATVARQGEQTFATVYGIEEPALAYEAAEGRLPERHRQGAILGAGIAADLDAGAGDTVEIAGSQVRVIAVLVESQTFSPVAPDDAVFLPESAFSADGYAQALVISDSGAEARAAADAIREEVNAREERVDLFELAALVDEINEFFDLLSTFLLGLGAISLVVAGVSILNVMLMSTVERRQEIGVMRAVGVARRDVLRVLLAEAGLIGAAGAAAGTLLTVLLVAGLVLATPAVDAALVIDPTNGYYLLLALVFGVGVGIVSGAYPAWKAANERPVEALRN; encoded by the coding sequence ATGAGCGAGGGCGACGGACGAGCGGCGAGCGGGCCCGCCGGCTGGCTCCGCGGCTGGCGCCCCGCGGTGTCGATGGCGTCGCGGAACCTGCGGCGCAACCGCGTTCGGACGGTGCTGGCGGTGTTAGGCGTCTGTATCGGCGTGCTCGCGGTCGCCGCGCTCGGCATCTTCGGGAACGTGCTGGCGCTCGGCGCCGACGACGCCATCGGGGACATCGGCACGCAGGTCGTCGTCTCGCCGAACAACGACGCGGGGGTGGAGTCGCTGTCGGACGCGGACGTGGCCTCCATCCGGCGCGCGGTCGGCGAGCCCGCGGTCGTCCCGCTGTACTCCGACAGCGCCACGGTCGCGCGGCAGGGCGAGCAGACGTTCGCGACCGTGTACGGGATCGAGGAGCCCGCGCTGGCGTACGAGGCCGCCGAAGGACGGCTCCCTGAGCGGCACCGGCAGGGGGCGATCCTCGGCGCGGGCATCGCCGCGGACCTCGACGCCGGCGCGGGCGACACCGTCGAGATCGCGGGCTCGCAGGTCCGGGTGATCGCGGTGCTGGTCGAGAGTCAGACGTTCAGCCCGGTGGCGCCCGACGACGCCGTCTTCCTCCCCGAGTCGGCGTTCTCGGCCGACGGCTACGCGCAGGCGCTCGTCATCTCCGACTCCGGCGCCGAGGCGCGCGCGGCCGCCGACGCCATCCGCGAGGAGGTGAACGCCCGCGAGGAGCGCGTGGACCTGTTCGAACTGGCCGCCCTCGTCGACGAGATCAACGAGTTCTTCGACCTGCTCTCGACGTTCCTGCTCGGGCTCGGCGCCATCTCGCTGGTCGTCGCCGGCGTCTCGATCCTCAATGTCATGCTGATGAGCACCGTCGAGCGCCGGCAGGAGATCGGCGTGATGCGCGCGGTCGGCGTCGCCCGGCGCGACGTGTTGCGCGTCCTGCTCGCGGAGGCCGGCCTGATCGGCGCGGCCGGCGCCGCGGCCGGCACCCTCCTCACCGTCCTGCTAGTCGCCGGGCTCGTCCTCGCGACGCCGGCCGTCGACGCCGCGCTCGTGATCGACCCGACGAACGGCTACTACCTCCTGCTCGCGCTCGTGTTCGGCGTGGGCGTCGGGATCGTCAGCGGCGCGTATCCGGCGTGGAAGGCGGCCAACGAGCGCCCGGTCGAGGCGCTGCGGAACTGA
- a CDS encoding molybdenum cofactor guanylyltransferase: MTTGAILAGGRSTRFGDADKAVAPIAGVPMIRRVADRIVGTDDPVPPGADRASGGDPVVDELVVNCRPDQREVIAEALSGTPLPVRWALDEEPDLGPLAGIRNACRAATDRYAAIVACDMPFVDPSFLAALRELAADPGVDAAVPRLDDRWYQTTQAVYAAEPAADACDRALDRGDRKVLAMVDRVNETVVDDAAIRSLTTDRTFTNVNTRAERDEAERAVAAALGAE; the protein is encoded by the coding sequence GTGACCACGGGAGCCATCCTCGCCGGCGGCCGCTCGACGCGCTTCGGCGACGCCGATAAGGCCGTCGCGCCTATCGCCGGCGTGCCGATGATCCGGCGCGTCGCGGACCGGATCGTGGGGACCGACGACCCGGTGCCGCCCGGCGCCGACCGCGCGAGCGGCGGCGACCCGGTCGTCGACGAACTCGTCGTCAACTGCCGCCCCGACCAGCGCGAGGTGATCGCCGAGGCCCTGTCGGGGACCCCGCTCCCCGTCCGCTGGGCGCTCGACGAGGAGCCCGACCTGGGCCCGCTGGCGGGCATCCGGAACGCCTGCCGCGCGGCGACCGACCGGTACGCCGCCATCGTCGCCTGCGACATGCCGTTCGTCGACCCGTCGTTCCTCGCGGCGCTGCGCGAACTGGCCGCGGACCCCGGCGTCGACGCGGCGGTGCCGCGGCTCGACGACCGCTGGTACCAGACGACGCAGGCCGTCTACGCGGCCGAACCGGCCGCGGACGCCTGCGACCGCGCGCTCGACCGCGGCGACCGGAAGGTGCTCGCGATGGTGGACCGGGTGAACGAGACGGTCGTCGACGACGCGGCGATCCGGTCGCTGACGACCGACCGCACCTTCACGAACGTCAACACGCGGGCCGAGCGCGACGAGGCGGAGCGGGCGGTCGCCGCGGCGCTCGGCGCGGAGTGA
- a CDS encoding ATP-binding protein, whose protein sequence is MSEEETIHVADVSEGIGGDATAEPGAPVELPVVDVLTGRSFITGKSGSGKSNTASVVIENLLDNGFPVMIVDTDGEYYGLKEEYEILHAGADEECDIVVSPEHAEKLATLALDQNVPIILDVSGYLEEETANELLLAVVRQLFAKEKRMKKPFLLVIEECHEYIPEGGGMDETGKMLIKVGKRGRKHGLGIVGISQRPADVKKDFITQCDWLCWHRLTWDNDTKVVGRILGSKYASAVEDLGDGEAFLMTDWDESIRRIQFHRKETFDAGATPGLDDFERPELKSVSSDLVGELQSISDEKERRESEIADLKQELEKKDRRIADLERELEEARDLSDMADQFAQALLGKAEAPYRGGGGRARVGAERSAGKTDDGEDEQSVLKSYDEAVAATKGDDEPASEAAPSADGGAEGDAESAASADGASSDPDAAAADGDAADAEPAAESDPAPPDDVDPVTRDDVAESALRFDDAIELGTREAVIEELRSRIEALPELSRGMLRHYRREGASDPVAAHIDAGGDGDSGHAYSRHRPIRRAGLIRHAGRGHYAYAVPDLVREAYADRLDEAQVREIVRAVETAFVPPAELSYPPDADPAEVGEGAAADRADGAAARDGPDAVPGEAEGVGTDADATDADGEAAAEAGEAAESERAEAPTDGGLSDAARRFAERSER, encoded by the coding sequence ATGAGCGAGGAGGAGACGATCCACGTCGCGGACGTCAGCGAGGGGATCGGCGGCGACGCGACGGCGGAGCCGGGAGCGCCGGTGGAGCTCCCGGTGGTCGACGTGCTCACCGGCCGCTCGTTTATCACGGGCAAAAGCGGGTCCGGGAAGAGCAACACCGCGAGCGTCGTCATCGAGAACCTGCTCGACAACGGGTTCCCCGTGATGATCGTCGACACGGACGGGGAGTACTACGGCCTGAAAGAGGAGTACGAGATCCTCCACGCCGGCGCCGACGAGGAGTGCGACATCGTCGTCTCCCCCGAGCACGCCGAGAAGCTCGCGACGCTCGCGCTCGACCAGAACGTCCCGATCATCTTGGACGTCTCCGGCTACCTCGAAGAGGAGACCGCAAACGAGCTCCTCTTGGCGGTCGTCAGACAACTGTTCGCCAAGGAGAAGCGGATGAAGAAGCCCTTCCTCCTCGTCATTGAGGAGTGCCACGAGTACATCCCCGAGGGCGGCGGGATGGACGAGACGGGGAAGATGCTGATCAAGGTTGGCAAGCGCGGCCGGAAACACGGCCTCGGCATCGTCGGCATCAGCCAGCGCCCCGCCGACGTCAAGAAGGACTTCATCACCCAGTGCGACTGGCTCTGCTGGCACCGGCTCACGTGGGACAACGACACGAAGGTGGTCGGGCGCATCCTCGGGTCGAAGTACGCGAGCGCGGTGGAGGACTTGGGCGACGGCGAGGCCTTCCTCATGACCGACTGGGACGAGTCGATCCGCCGGATCCAGTTCCACCGCAAGGAGACGTTCGACGCGGGCGCGACCCCCGGGCTCGACGACTTCGAGCGCCCCGAGCTGAAGTCCGTCTCCAGCGACCTCGTCGGCGAGCTCCAGTCGATCTCCGACGAGAAGGAGCGCCGCGAGTCCGAGATAGCCGACCTCAAACAGGAGCTGGAGAAGAAGGACCGCCGGATCGCCGACCTCGAACGCGAGCTGGAGGAGGCCCGCGACCTGAGCGACATGGCCGACCAGTTCGCGCAGGCGCTCCTCGGCAAGGCCGAAGCGCCGTACCGGGGCGGCGGCGGCCGGGCCCGGGTCGGCGCCGAGCGCTCAGCCGGCAAGACAGACGACGGCGAAGACGAGCAGTCCGTACTCAAGTCGTACGACGAGGCGGTCGCCGCCACGAAGGGCGACGACGAGCCCGCGAGCGAGGCGGCGCCCTCCGCCGACGGCGGCGCCGAGGGAGACGCGGAGTCGGCCGCGTCCGCCGACGGCGCTTCGTCGGATCCGGACGCCGCGGCCGCAGACGGCGACGCCGCGGACGCCGAACCCGCGGCCGAGTCCGACCCCGCCCCGCCGGACGACGTCGACCCGGTCACCCGCGACGACGTGGCCGAGAGCGCGCTCCGGTTCGACGACGCGATCGAGCTCGGCACCCGGGAGGCGGTGATCGAGGAGCTGCGCTCGCGGATCGAGGCGCTCCCGGAGCTCTCGCGCGGCATGCTCCGCCACTACCGCCGCGAGGGCGCCAGCGACCCCGTCGCGGCCCACATCGACGCCGGCGGCGACGGCGACTCCGGGCACGCCTACAGCCGCCACCGGCCGATCCGGCGGGCGGGGCTCATCCGCCACGCCGGCCGCGGCCACTACGCGTACGCGGTCCCGGACCTCGTCCGCGAGGCGTACGCCGACCGCCTCGACGAGGCGCAGGTCCGCGAGATCGTCCGCGCGGTCGAGACCGCCTTCGTCCCCCCCGCCGAACTGAGCTATCCGCCGGACGCCGATCCGGCCGAGGTCGGGGAAGGGGCGGCCGCCGACCGCGCCGACGGTGCGGCCGCCCGAGACGGCCCCGACGCGGTACCCGGGGAGGCCGAAGGGGTCGGCACCGACGCCGACGCGACCGACGCCGACGGAGAGGCGGCGGCCGAGGCCGGCGAGGCCGCAGAGTCGGAGCGGGCCGAGGCGCCGACCGACGGCGGGCTGAGCGACGCCGCGCGGCGGTTCGCCGAGCGGTCCGAGCGCTGA
- the psmA gene encoding archaeal proteasome endopeptidase complex subunit alpha, with the protein MMGNNDQQAYDRGTSLFSPDGRIYQVEYAREAVSRGAPSVGVRTTDGVVFVAMSRPSSSLMEAESIEKLHKLDDHVGTASAGHVADARQLIDLARRQSQGNRLRYGEPVGVETLTKFVTDHIQENTQRGGTRPYGAALLIGGIDDGEPRLFAADPSGTPNEWKATVIGGGRQDIQGHLEDEWRDDLSLAEGIELAVAALAAHDDEFEPADLAVATVTEADGFRTVPVEEVETAFEAAGLDADDEADADDEADGDAGADE; encoded by the coding sequence ATGATGGGGAACAACGACCAGCAGGCGTACGACCGCGGCACGTCGCTGTTCTCGCCGGACGGGCGCATCTACCAGGTCGAGTACGCCCGCGAGGCGGTCTCGCGCGGCGCGCCGAGCGTCGGCGTCCGGACGACCGACGGCGTCGTGTTCGTCGCGATGTCCCGCCCCTCCTCGTCGCTGATGGAGGCCGAGAGCATCGAGAAGCTCCACAAGCTCGACGACCACGTCGGGACCGCGAGCGCCGGCCACGTCGCCGACGCCCGCCAGCTGATCGACCTCGCGCGCCGCCAGTCGCAGGGGAACCGCCTGCGCTACGGCGAGCCCGTCGGTGTCGAGACGCTGACGAAGTTCGTCACCGACCACATCCAGGAGAACACCCAGCGCGGCGGCACGCGCCCCTACGGCGCCGCCCTCCTCATCGGCGGCATCGACGACGGCGAGCCGCGCCTGTTCGCGGCCGACCCCTCGGGCACGCCGAACGAGTGGAAGGCGACCGTCATCGGCGGCGGTCGGCAGGATATCCAGGGTCACCTCGAAGACGAGTGGCGCGACGACCTCTCGCTCGCGGAGGGCATCGAACTCGCGGTCGCGGCGCTGGCCGCTCACGACGACGAGTTCGAGCCCGCCGACCTCGCGGTCGCGACCGTGACCGAGGCCGACGGCTTCCGGACGGTGCCGGTCGAGGAGGTCGAGACCGCGTTCGAAGCGGCCGGCCTCGACGCCGACGACGAGGCGGACGCCGACGACGAGGCCGACGGCGACGCCGGCGCCGACGAGTAG